From a region of the Sphaerodactylus townsendi isolate TG3544 linkage group LG16, MPM_Stown_v2.3, whole genome shotgun sequence genome:
- the C1QB gene encoding complement C1q subcomponent subunit B codes for MLSTKEIVCLALVCLPAAWLASASNCQGPALIPGIPGMPGPPGANGRDGVDGTKGERGPPGKSDDFRDVGEKGEPGEEGHPGKVGPKGPAGSKGPPGPPGSRGPKGESGDYKTTLKSAFSAARMVSMLPRRGQPVRFDRVLVNVNRHYENRYGRFTCQMPGLYYFTYHVTSRNNLCVHLKKGQGSRGDKVVAFCDFTHNTFQVTTGGVVLRLAAGESVWLEPTEKNSLIGGTDGADSIFSGFLLFPDA; via the exons ATGCTGAGCACTAAAGAGATTGTCTGTCTGGCACTGGTGTGCCTGCCTGCAGCTTGGCTGGCGAGTGCAAGCAATTGCCAGGGACCTGCTCTCATTCCAGGGATCCCTGGTATGCCAGGCCCCCCAGGTGCCAACGGCCGAGATGGAGTAGACGGGACCAAGGGGGAACGAG GTCCTCCCGGGAAGTCTGATGACTTCAGAGATGTTGGAGAAAAAGGAGAGCCTGGGGAAGAGGGTCATCCGGGGAAAGTTGGCCCCAAAGGCCCGGCAGGGTCAAAAGGTCCCCCTGGCCCACCAGGTTCCCGTGGTCCCAAAGGAGAATCCGGAGACTACAAGACCACTCTCAAAtcagccttctcagcagccagaATGGTCTCCATGCTGCCCAGGCGTGGGCAGCCGGTCCGATTTGACCGCGTCCTCGTCAACGTGAACCGCCACTATGAGAACCGCTACGGCCGCTTCACTTGCCAGATGCCGGGACTTTATTACTTCACCTACCATGTCACCTCCCGGAACAACCTCTGCGTCCATCTCAAGAAAGGGCAGGGCAGCCGAGGTGACAAGGTGGTGGCGTTCTGTGATTTCACCCACAACACCTTCCAAGTCACCACGGGAGGTGTGGTGCTCCGCCTGGCAGCGGGCGAGTCAGTCTGGCTGGAGCCCACTGAAAAGAATTCGCTGATTGGAGGGACAGATGGAGCCGACAGCATTTTCTCGGGCTTTCTGCTGTTCCCTGACGCGTGA